The Aquificaceae bacterium genome includes a region encoding these proteins:
- the acs gene encoding acetate--CoA ligase yields MEVREEVHLKVEEKYSPPAHVVEKAWVKDYEGLYQESIRDREGFWAKMAEELHWFKKWDRVLEWNYPYAKWFVGGKTNITYNCLDRHVQNGKRNKVAYIFVDEDGREKKITYGELLELVNRIANGLKSLGVKKGDRVSIYMPNTIEAIACMLACARIGAIHSVVFAGFSEGALRLRIEDAKAKVVLTASYTKRRGKKIDLFATVQRAIDGLGFVDRVVVWDRDGDVLNGSGGLFVSFDELVKNGAPDCEPVQMDAEDPLFILYTSGTTGKPKGVLHTTGGYMVGTYFTTKITFDLHYDDIYWCTADIGWITGHSYIVYGPLACGATSVITEGAPDYPDPGRWWSYVEKYRVNIFYTAPTAIRMFMRYGEQWPAKYDLSSLRILGSVGEPINPEAWHWYYKHIGRENCAIVDTWWQTETGMHMITTIPSYPAKPGKAGKPYFGIEVAVVDSQGNELPPNTVGNLVIKTPWPSMLRTCWGEPERYEKYWNTIPGYYLAGDLATYDEEGYVMILGRADDVLNVAGHRIGTMEVESALVDHPSVAEAAVIGKPHEIKGESIKAFVILKKGVEPSDHLKEEIKQHVRQILGAIAVPDEIEFVEKLPKTRSGKIMRRVLKAQELGLPVGDVSTLED; encoded by the coding sequence ATGGAAGTAAGAGAAGAGGTTCACCTGAAGGTAGAGGAGAAATACAGCCCACCAGCCCATGTGGTTGAGAAGGCATGGGTAAAAGACTACGAAGGCCTCTATCAGGAATCTATCAGGGACAGGGAAGGCTTCTGGGCAAAGATGGCTGAAGAACTCCACTGGTTCAAAAAGTGGGACAGGGTCCTTGAGTGGAACTACCCCTATGCCAAGTGGTTCGTAGGCGGGAAGACCAACATAACCTACAACTGTCTTGACAGACATGTGCAGAATGGAAAGAGAAACAAGGTGGCATACATCTTCGTGGACGAGGACGGCAGAGAAAAGAAGATTACATACGGTGAACTCCTTGAGCTTGTGAACCGCATAGCGAATGGTCTAAAGTCTCTTGGGGTTAAAAAGGGAGACAGGGTCTCCATCTACATGCCCAACACCATAGAGGCCATAGCCTGCATGCTTGCCTGCGCCAGAATTGGGGCCATACACAGTGTGGTCTTTGCTGGCTTCAGTGAGGGGGCTCTCAGGCTCAGGATTGAGGATGCCAAGGCAAAGGTGGTCCTGACCGCAAGCTACACGAAAAGAAGAGGCAAAAAGATAGACCTCTTTGCCACCGTCCAGAGGGCAATAGACGGTCTTGGGTTCGTGGACAGGGTTGTAGTGTGGGACAGGGATGGAGATGTGCTTAACGGCTCTGGTGGTCTCTTTGTCAGCTTTGATGAGCTTGTCAAAAACGGCGCACCCGATTGTGAGCCCGTGCAGATGGACGCAGAGGACCCCCTCTTTATTCTCTACACCTCTGGAACTACAGGAAAGCCCAAGGGTGTCCTTCACACAACGGGTGGCTACATGGTGGGAACCTACTTCACCACCAAGATTACCTTTGACCTTCATTACGATGACATTTACTGGTGCACTGCAGACATAGGCTGGATAACAGGACACAGCTACATAGTCTACGGTCCTCTTGCATGCGGAGCTACGTCTGTTATTACAGAGGGTGCACCCGACTACCCTGACCCGGGAAGGTGGTGGAGCTATGTGGAAAAATACAGAGTGAACATCTTCTACACGGCTCCCACCGCCATAAGGATGTTTATGAGATACGGAGAGCAGTGGCCGGCAAAGTATGACCTTTCCTCTCTGAGAATTCTTGGCTCTGTGGGAGAACCCATAAACCCAGAGGCGTGGCACTGGTATTACAAGCACATAGGCAGGGAAAACTGTGCCATAGTGGACACCTGGTGGCAGACCGAGACTGGAATGCACATGATAACCACCATACCCTCATATCCTGCAAAGCCCGGAAAGGCTGGAAAGCCCTACTTTGGCATAGAAGTGGCCGTGGTGGACAGCCAGGGTAATGAGCTCCCTCCGAACACAGTCGGAAACCTTGTAATAAAGACCCCATGGCCCTCCATGCTGAGAACCTGCTGGGGAGAGCCAGAGAGGTATGAGAAATACTGGAACACCATACCCGGCTACTATCTGGCAGGAGACCTTGCCACTTATGATGAAGAGGGTTATGTGATGATACTGGGTCGTGCGGATGATGTTCTCAACGTGGCGGGACACAGGATAGGAACTATGGAAGTAGAAAGTGCCCTCGTGGACCACCCCTCTGTGGCAGAGGCTGCAGTAATAGGAAAGCCGCATGAGATAAAGGGTGAGTCCATAAAGGCCTTTGTCATTCTGAAAAAGGGCGTGGAGCCTTCAGACCACCTAAAAGAGGAAATAAAACAGCACGTGAGGCAGATTCTGGGCGCCATAGCAGTTCCTGACGAGATAGAGTTTGTGGAAAAGCTGCCAAAGACGAGGAGCGGGAAAATCATGAGGAGGGTTCTCAAGGCTCAGGAACTCGGGCTTCCAGTGGGGGACGTCTCAACGCTGGAGGACTGA
- the thiC gene encoding phosphomethylpyrimidine synthase ThiC, whose protein sequence is MLRAEWIESRKSYKNKTQMHLARQGIITEEMRYVAKREGLHPEFVRQEVARGRMIIPANINHLHLEPMCIGINSKVKVNANIGNSGLASDIPTEIEKAKVAIKYGADTIMDLSTGEAIRETREAIIGVSTVPVGTVPIYEALRRAKGNVKNMTVDLILDVIEEQAQQGVSYMTIHAGVLREFLPLVQHRVMGIVSRGGAIMAQWMVEHGKQNPLYEHFDKICEIFKKYDVSFSLGDGLRPGAIADASDEAQLSELKVLGELTERAWRHDVQVMVEGPGHVPMDQIEFNMKIQQKVCHEAPFYVLGPLVIDVAPGYDHIASAIGAAMAGWYGAAMLCYVTPKEHLGLPNLEDVKQGVIAYKIAAHAADVAKNWPGAREWDLEMSKARFAFDWNRQFELALDPDTARAYHDETLPQEGYKTAKFCSMCGPEFCAYKISQNVSSKMEEALQLENWLAP, encoded by the coding sequence ATGCTCAGAGCGGAGTGGATAGAGAGCAGAAAAAGCTATAAGAATAAAACCCAGATGCACCTTGCCCGTCAGGGCATCATAACAGAAGAAATGCGTTATGTGGCAAAGAGAGAAGGGCTTCATCCTGAGTTTGTCCGTCAGGAGGTTGCCAGGGGCAGGATGATAATACCTGCCAACATAAACCACCTTCACCTTGAGCCCATGTGTATTGGTATAAATTCAAAGGTAAAGGTAAACGCCAACATAGGCAACTCCGGGCTTGCCAGCGACATACCCACAGAGATTGAAAAGGCAAAGGTTGCCATAAAATACGGTGCAGACACCATAATGGACCTCTCCACCGGTGAAGCCATAAGGGAAACAAGGGAGGCCATAATAGGTGTAAGCACCGTTCCGGTAGGAACTGTCCCCATATACGAAGCCCTGAGAAGGGCAAAGGGCAATGTGAAGAACATGACGGTGGACCTCATACTGGACGTTATAGAAGAACAGGCTCAGCAAGGAGTCTCCTACATGACCATACACGCAGGGGTGCTGAGGGAGTTTCTGCCCCTCGTTCAGCACAGGGTTATGGGCATAGTCTCTCGCGGTGGTGCCATTATGGCCCAGTGGATGGTGGAGCACGGAAAGCAGAACCCCCTCTACGAGCACTTTGACAAAATATGTGAGATATTCAAGAAATACGATGTGAGCTTCTCACTGGGAGATGGTCTCAGACCAGGTGCCATTGCAGATGCCAGCGACGAGGCTCAGCTTTCTGAGCTTAAAGTCCTCGGGGAGCTCACCGAAAGAGCGTGGAGACACGATGTGCAGGTTATGGTGGAAGGTCCAGGACATGTGCCCATGGACCAAATAGAGTTCAACATGAAGATTCAGCAGAAAGTCTGCCACGAGGCACCCTTTTATGTGCTGGGGCCTCTGGTGATAGACGTGGCACCAGGATACGACCACATTGCGTCAGCGATAGGCGCCGCCATGGCAGGCTGGTATGGCGCAGCCATGCTCTGCTACGTGACTCCCAAAGAGCACCTTGGGCTTCCAAACCTTGAGGATGTGAAACAAGGGGTCATAGCCTACAAGATTGCCGCTCATGCCGCAGACGTTGCCAAAAACTGGCCCGGTGCAAGGGAGTGGGACCTTGAGATGTCAAAGGCTCGCTTTGCCTTTGACTGGAACAGGCAGTTTGAGCTCGCCCTTGACCCAGATACCGCAAGAGCCTACCACGACGAGACCCTTCCTCAGGAGGGCTACAAGACTGCCAAGTTCTGCTCCATGTGCGGACCAGAGTTCTGCGCCTACAAGATATCCCAGAACGTCTCCTCCAAGATGGAAGAAGCTCTGCAGCTTGAAAACTGGCTCGCTCCATAA
- a CDS encoding DUF2334 domain-containing protein produces the protein MKLAIVELHDVSPYYRAEFLASLELLEEVGLHRFSLLVVPYFWECAPLGGDMGFLSLLKGLDAELLLHGYTHRGRKRLQHMLWTDGEGEFGGLGLSETYERVHAGLELMEHFGLKTRFFVPPAWIGNPYLEDVLYSLGFMGVAYRWHIKDLKAERAIRSPVLTFSNRHLFSWLSLKVVPNIEKIYSNHDLLRLALHMADFRDERKVRLWRDILCRIKNSRRLTSYGEILGKGGPSPSLKGLQPAGGLV, from the coding sequence ATGAAGCTCGCCATAGTGGAACTGCACGATGTGAGCCCCTACTACAGGGCTGAGTTTTTAGCCTCTCTTGAGCTTCTGGAGGAGGTGGGATTGCATAGATTTTCCCTCCTGGTGGTGCCCTACTTCTGGGAATGTGCACCTCTGGGAGGGGATATGGGCTTTTTAAGCCTTCTCAAAGGTCTTGATGCAGAGCTTTTGCTTCATGGCTATACGCACAGGGGCAGAAAGAGGCTTCAGCACATGCTCTGGACGGACGGGGAGGGAGAGTTTGGAGGGCTGGGACTGTCAGAAACCTATGAGAGGGTTCATGCAGGCCTGGAACTTATGGAACACTTTGGGCTAAAGACAAGGTTTTTCGTTCCGCCCGCTTGGATAGGAAACCCATATCTTGAGGACGTGCTCTATTCTCTTGGCTTTATGGGTGTGGCTTACCGCTGGCACATAAAAGACCTGAAGGCAGAAAGGGCCATAAGGTCCCCGGTCCTCACCTTCAGCAACAGGCACCTTTTTTCCTGGCTCAGCCTGAAGGTTGTCCCAAACATTGAAAAGATTTACAGCAATCATGACCTTCTCAGGCTTGCACTCCATATGGCAGATTTTAGAGATGAAAGAAAGGTAAGACTGTGGAGGGATATACTCTGCAGGATAAAAAACAGCAGGAGGTTAACCAGCTATGGGGAAATACTTGGCAAAGGCGGACCTTCACCTTCACTCAAAGGCCTCCAACCTGCCGGGGGGCTGGTTTAG